caaaaattcaattataccGATTATTATTTATTCCTAAAcaatttcatttgaaaaaaaaaatatcaatatatctttgtagttaaattataaatttaatcaaattctctataattttaaaagttaaaacttggtctttataatttgataaaatttcataaatagttTCTTCTTATAAATAGTTCATACTgtagaaactatttagaaagTTTTTATTAATCTTaaagactaaattctaattataaactaCTAAATCTATTATAATTTTCAGTTTGGAGTCTGAAtgtatattttaacttttttttaggaGAGCATGGTCATATGAGagcttaataaaataaaaaatacatgtaaaATTGgaaactttcaaaaaaaaaaaaaaatatgaatgaaatttgaaggggtaaattatatatatatataacatttgaatttttccatgtattttaaaaatattcccaAAGTTCTAAAATGTGCAATATTATACCTAAACTTTTAggaatatttcaaaattaatattgaaatataaatgTACGAGattgattcaaattttcatttcaagtCATCGTTATCTcatattaaatttcaattttcttcaaaattttaaaagaaaattttactatcaaattaattttgaaatattcatgAAAGTGAGATAATATTACCACCCATTAtacttcttttaaaattaactttatcatGAGAAGGCACAATTATTACGTAATAGTTGGTACCAATACTTTATTAATTACTCATTAAATTAGGTCAACCTAAAATAgacccctttttttttttccttttttgaaatAAACCTAAAATAGACCAATTTGTTCGAATCAATTCACATATTTGTCgcattataattaaaaaagatgTCGGTAATTGCTGCATTTATTTGTTTACTTAAATCTTTTTTctcattatattaatatatagaaaatatttatgtaCATCATGTATTGTATCTATCTTTATACGAGCCATCTAAATATTCAACATAAATTGGTATGTGataaattattcttttttaaaaaaagattatatacattttaaaaaaaattagatgaatATAGGATTTTAAGAAGTTCTGATTGTGAGATCCATTCATTCTTTTAATATTGGatcattgatttattttatttatttatttttttaaaatcttaccATCCAAATATTAGATACAAACATAAACTTAAGTTTCTATGACTCTGTTTTCATATTATATGAAACAAGaactatataaatattaaattgcaagtttagttctaaaattttttaaattgtcttccgtaaatttatatttaacattttttaaagttcacatatatattatacataaatAGTTTATAGGTTAAAATACTATTCTAGTCACATGTTACATTCGTTCAATTTCagtccatatatttttaaatgtctaattttaatttccctacttttaataaaaattaaatttagtcactatgctagtttattgttttttttaaaaaaaataataataataactttgtgtttttataagcatttttcctataaattttggaaatatTTTAACACATTATATTTccttaaatgaaaattattattatttagccaatttccatataaaaaaaaattcgatGGATTAAATTTAACGTTTATTTAAACtacaaagactaaaattgaacaaatctCAAAGTACatagataaaaataatattttaacatagtttattatattatgTCTAATACGGCTATAACATTTCAATCTTGTCTTcaataaatttgtaaattttttataaaaataaactatttcATAAATAAAGAGATAAACATCAATTTATACCTTTAAACTTTAggtattatatcaatttaaatactaaacttttgtaagtgtatcaatttacatccTTCATTACGTTTCGTTTGGAAAAACTTCGTATGAAACTTATGATTACATCAATTAAGCCCCTAACatttcataaatgaatcaataTAAATTCgtagtaaaaaaaaatcctttgagAATTGTTCATTCGTTTACTCTAATTGTTCATTTTGTAAAACCCACacatttgaaaatcaatttatggatgattttcaaACATAATCataatgaaaaatttgaaatttaattaattcaaatcatACGTTTCACACGATATTGGTTGAACGAAATCTAGATGAAGGTGTAAATGGATATAACTCaagaaaattcaaagtttaaattgatataatgattagttcaaaattttaattgatacaactttCGAAGTTTaggaatataaattgatatttgtcgtAATGTACCCATTTGTAACAAATTCATTTTCCATCATCATGATCATGACCTCTACTTGTTTCTTGTgatgtgggtttttttttttttttttttttNCAAagtgaaataataattaaatttatttatatattatctttCACAAAAATCCTTTTCGTtgacaaaatttattttgagttggGAAAAAAAGGCAGcttcaaacaaaataataataataataataataataataataataataataataataataataaaaaaaataaaataaaataaaataaataaaacctatTGTATGCGTCATTTACGTTTATCCTTTTTCTCCGCCGCCGTCTCTTCCCCCACCGGAATTGCCCCATTCAAAAAACATGTGCCAAAATCCACCGGAAATGACAATCCAATGAAATTTTTGGTCCCAATATTTTTATGGATATTTTAAAAagagatttatttttattagataaaatgaaCTTCCATCTCAAAAcaaaatactttttcaaatgGTATTTTTTTCGAGTTTATCATTCTtgatcaaattttttaaaaattaaactgaaTACTTGTTTGAATTTCCCGGggttaaaaaatgtttttggttcctaaactttcatgaaagtaacaatttaatctttgaattttagTTGATAAAAGTTTAGTctatatactttcaactttataACTCAGCCTTCATAGTTTATGAATAAATTTGATTCTTGAGCAATTTATCAATATACATGTGTAAGCAATTTCACTATATTATACTAATGTTTTTCACGATAGGAACTAAATCGTTACTTATTAAAGTttatagactaaattgttactttcataaAAGTTTAGGAATCGAAAGTGTTTTTCAACCAACATTATGGTCTATGGGTGTTGATATTAAATAAGGACAATACTTGGGTGCATTATAATATGCACCTATATTTATCCATCAACTCTAATCACTCAcgcaatatatatatttaaaaaaaacagtaaaaattTGTCACATGTCAAattattattagataatttgATAGAATGCACGAAGATAATTATTGTCCATGATGTACCTAAgtatttttcactaaacattACGGagttccataaaaaaaaatcaatgaataATAAAAGGAATAACTAATTATTTTATGGTGTGAGATACTccacaattttataatttattttctttctacaCTTGTGTGTTTTTTTCGTGTAAAatatgtgtatttttttttcttaattctaTTTGATATTCATTATATTATCAATCTTTGACAAATCGATggttttcattatataacataacTAAACCAAGCTCTTAATGATCATAACGTTTTCAAAATGAACCATAATacaatttcttaaaattaaataatgttGTAAATTTCTTGCTTTCATTTCCTAAAAATACACAGCATAGTGTTGTGTCGATATCTCATTAAAAATCATGTTAAACCCTAAATTTATGTGTTTCGTTtcgtaattattttatttttagtttttgttttttaaaattaagtctatggatattacttccacttccaaatttcttcatttgttatctatttttcactaatggtttaaaaaaacaaactaaattttgagaactaaaaaaaaaatagctttcaaaaagttgtttttatttttggaatttgactaagaattcaatcattatactcaagaaagatgtaaatcattgtaagaaatgtggatgatatatgcttaattttccaaaaaaataaaaaataaaaaaaaataaacggTTACCAGCCATAATTagatcaatttaaattttgaacattgggaattgcatcaatttaaatctcaaactaataattgtatcaatttaaactagaACTTTGATAAGTGTATcgtttaaaccttgaacttccataattgtatcaatttaaactctccattatgttttatttagatacacttataaaaattcaaggtttaaattaatatatttataaaaattcaaagtttaaattgatagtAAGAAAattcatggtttaaattgatagaattattagtttgaggtttaaattgatacatacCCAAAAGTTCGTGGTTTAAATTCATACAACCcaaaattcaagatttaaattgatacaattattagtttaggttTAAATTGACACAACCTCCAAAACTcaagagtataaattgatatttttcctaaAAAGTATGTCTTGATCTATACttgagaaaaaattaattatttgtaacCACCACATAcaaattgtaatttaactttgcaattttcttttacttttggcacatattattttgtaaagatgACGAGAAATTATGACTTATAAGTATGGAGAAAATTTCTAATACTATGGTAGTATATAGAAAAAATTATATACTACGTATTCCATTCATTATTATTCATGtcaatatgattttaaaaataatgtagGATCTATTAATATGTATAAAGATAAATTTTTAGTGTGAACATATAGAGTATGACATAATTGTAGTACTTGAAATTTTTCGATTTATATGTAATATCATCACGTGATTTGTCATATGTATCTAACGTTATATTTTGACCAAAAACATAGGCTATAACTCTTTGGCGATGTAGATAACTTTGAGCCGCAAtaccattttttttcatattcaaaactaaaaagaaaagtcTTCTCTCTGTCATATGTTTGTTTTTCCAAGTTtgactttctctctttctttgaATGGCCAACCCAATTGGGacaagaatataaattaaacaaCCAAAGCCAAGATCCTCTCTTCAATTCAAACCTATATTTTTACAACTTCACAACAACTCTTTCTCTCATCTCTCCAACcattttcttcctttctctctCGACCGTCATGGCAGAATTAGATCAAGAAGTAATTGACCCTCCTCCCTTCTTTCTCTGTCCCATCTCTTTGCAAATCATGAAAGACCCCGTCACGATCGCCTCCGGCATAACCTACGATCGTGAAAACATCGAGAAATGGTTGTTTTCTGACAAACATAAGACATGTCCTGTCTCGAAGGTCGTTTTGTTAGACTTCGATATCACTCCCAACCATACTTTAAGACGAGTCATTCAAGCTTGGTGCACCGCCAATGCTACAAGCGGTGTTGAGAGGATACCGACGCCGAAGCCCCCAGTCGACCGAAAGCAAGTCGTTCGGATTCTCGCTGATGCTAAGTTATCTCCATTCTCTCAACAGAATTGTCTTCGTCGTCTTCGATCTATTGCTGCGGCGAATGAAACTAATAAACGTTGCATGGAAGCTGCTGGAGTTGTGGAGTTCTTGGCTGGGCTTGTTTGTAGTTCTACAACCAACGTGGAGTCTGGCTTGGAAGGTACTATACAAAACTCTcctctagtttttttttccccttttttatttactttttaggaGCGTTTTCAagttaaatttgaaaactatttttttaaaaaaattactttttatttttaagagcttatttatattcaattttttatttttagttttcgaaaattaaatttataaatactagTTATCTATTTTTAATATGCCAAGATTAAtctaagaaaattttaaaaaaaattaatttttagaattcgataagaatttgaatttatttatttatttaagaggAATAAAAGTATAGTTAAGAAATTGCagaaaaaaccctaattttaaagaaaaaaaaacataaattaaattattgtcGAGCCTAAAATATGTGCTTTTATTTTCAGAATTTAAGTAAGAATTAGTGAAATATTCCTTAATAAAGATTAAAACAGTTTTAAACAAAATTGTGAAACAACtaacctaaaatttaaaattttaaaatctaatttataacttttagttttaaactttaaaaagtgaATTGAAAGTTTCTTAAACCTATTTTGTTAATAAATTTGTCAACTTTAAAAGGTGtctaatatattattaaactttCAATGTCGAAAAATAGTttgattataattaatttattttttaaaaaaattaattaataagaatttaatACTCATTTAAAGTCTAAGAATCaaagttaaaagtgtaaatctaaCTTCGAATTTTAagaaccaaatgaaaataaaattcaaaacttagaTATGAAGGATAaaagtataacattttaaaatttagagattaaataaaaatttagctCAAAATCTAGTGATAAAATGTaatattatttcctttttaacttttaagcatagtttttttctttttttctttttttcaataataataataaagcaaAAGTTTGAACTTTAAACATTATCCCTTCATTATAAATGtgtaatataatgtataatataaGTTGATAATTTAATGTTGGTTATGTAATGACGCAGATTACGCGTTTGACGACATGTCGGCAAATTTAGGGGATGAAGCTTTGAGCATTCTTTACAAACTCCAAATCTCCGAATCCTCTCTGAAATTTCTCCTCTCCAACAATGGCGGCATCTTCATCTCCACCTTAACCAAAATCTTACAAAATCGAAGCTACTCCTCTCGAGCATATTCAATAATGCTTCTCAATTCAATGTTCGAAGTTGCAGATCAGATTCAAATCCTCAATCTCACCACCGATTTCTTCATCGAAATCGTCCAAATACTTAAAGATCAGATCTCCAAACAAGCCTCGAAATCGGCGTTGAAATTGCTAATCGGTGTCTGTTCGAGTATCAGAAACAGAGTAAAGGCGGTTGAAGCCGGCGCGGTTCCGGTTCTGGTCGATCTCCTCCTCGATCTTGATTCATCGGAGAAGCGATTGAACGAGATGATTCTTGTGGTGCTTGATCTGCTCTGTGGCTGCGCTGATGGCAGAGCGGGGCTGTTGAATCACGCGGCGGGGATCGCCGTCGTGTCGAAGAAGATTCTGAGAGTTTCGTCGCTTGGAAGTGAGAAGGCGGTTGGGATATTGTGCTCCGTTGCGAGATTCTCGGCGAGCCAAAGCGTTCTCCAGGAAATGGTGCGGCTCGGAGTTGTGACGAAGCTTTGTTTTCTGCTTCAAGTGGTCGGCGCCGGAGTGAAAGCGAAAGAGAAAGCTAAAGAGATTCTGAAGCTTCATGGTCGGACATGGCGGAATTCTTCTTGTTTGCCTTCGAGTCTGCGATCAGCTTATCCACAACATtaggtttttctttcttttttttttctttgccacaaaactttatttcttttaagtGCATATAATAGTAGAGTTGATTGAAATTGGATTGTATACTTCAAAAGTTTGTACATATTCTTTGTGTAAATAATTGGTTGATAATTAAAGTAGcattaatgttttattttattttatttagaacaAACACGGCAGAATACCAAATAACCCAAGTTCTTCTCACAGAAATTTAGGAGaaccaaaaagaagaaaacatccTAGTAAATTTACAAataaccctaaaccctaaatcCTATCAATTTACCAAAAAAAGATTCTAAAATTTTTTGACATAAACTATCGCACTAGCAGAAGTGAGTTACGCCATTCACCGATCTCTAACGCTAAACGAAGGACTCAACATGGAGAGCCTTAGATAGGTGGATAATCTCTTCCACCAACAAGCTAGGACAAATCATAACCCTCGTGGTTAATGCAATCCACCAACTCAGCACAATCAAATTCAATAACAGTAGAGGGGAAGAGACTATGCTCCACACGTCGAAGAATTCCAATTCTAATTTAATATTCATTGGCATCGCATTCTTTCATGAAATGTTTCCCTTGCGTTGGCACTTGTTGCATCTCATAGAATAATCTCATGCATCCTTGAATAGAGTTAGCCAaaaatacccactttgtaacacttttgctACTGTACGTTGACCTCCAAAGTGTCCACCATACAACGAGTCATAGCATTGGGACAATATGCGCTGATAAGCAGTCTCTGGTACACATAGACGCAAGATCTGGTCTAACCCCCTCTTGTAAAGATTCGGCTCGTCCCAATAgtaggatttacattcatgaataagccgcctcttttggtgggctgtATAATTTTCTAGAAATTGCTCACAGACCAGGTAATTGACAACATCTgtgtaccatggtaattcttcaagtttgaacagctgctcatctggaaAGGATGCATTCACCTCCGACTTGTTGCGGTCTACTTCCGGATTCTCTAATCTTGATTGGTGGTCCGCAACCTGGTTCTCCGTCCTCTTGCGgtcaatgatttccatgttgaattcttggaggaggagaacccatcgaattaacctcggctttgcatctttcttggtcattaaatattttatttttgagtgGTCGGTGTGAACTATCACTTTGGATCCTAGCAAGtaagctctaaatttttccaacgcaaagaTCATCGCAAGAAGCTCTTTCTCAGTTGTAGTGTAATTTGCTTGGGCAGGGTTCAATGTTCTACTCGCATATGCAATATGGTgtaacattatttttttcttctgtgCTAGcactgcccccatcgcataaccgctaGCATTACACATAAGCTAAAATGGCTTTGTCTAGTCCGATGCGATCAACACAGGTGCGATTATCAATGCGTTCTTCAGTATTTTGAATGTGTTGAGGCATTGTGAATCAAAGTCAAACGTTATGTCAGCCTTTAACAACACACTCAATGGTCGAGCAATCTTCGAAAAGTCCTTCATAAAACAACGGTAAAATCCTGCATATCTAAGGAAACTTCTGACAACCTTCACATTTGCtagaggtggaagcttttcaatggcCTTAATTTtcgctttatccacctccagccCTTCCTTGGAAACCTTGTGCTTAAGCACAATACCTtcattcaccatgaagtggcacctctcccaattcagcacaagatttgtctcttcacatctccttaatatcttctccaagttgttcAGACAGACTTCATACATTTGCCCATAAACCGAGAAGTTgtccataaaaatttccactGAATCCTCGAGATACTCAGAAAAGAtagccatcatacacctctgaAACGTGCTCGGCGCATTACATAATCCGAACGGTATGCAACGAAAAGCAAACGTTCCGCATGGACAAgtgaatgtggttttttcttggtcttcaggagcgATTATTATTTGGTTGTAGCCCACATACCCATCCAGAAAACAAAAGTAATCATTTCCTGTTAGgcggtctagcatctggtcaataaaaggcaagGGGAAATGGTCCTTCTTTGTTACCGCACTGAGCTTGCAGTAGTCCATGCAGATCCGTCAGCCAGTGACGGTTCTCATTGGTATTAACTCATTGTTTGcgtttgggactaccgtcattcctcccTTATTGGGCACGCATTGCACGAGGCTGACCCATGTGCTATCGGCGATTGGGTATATGATGCCtgcgtccaaccatttaattatcttctttttcacaacctctttcatcgcagggtttagTTTGCATTGAGGTTCGATAgaccctttttggttttcttcgagacgtATCCTGTGCATGCAGTATGTTGGGCTGATTCCTCTTATATCTGCTAGCGTCCACCCGattgcttttatgtacttctTCAGGATGCTAAGCAGTgcatttttttgttctttttgtggcgcagaggaaattatcactgacAAAGTTTCATTTTGCGCCAGGAAAATGTACTTTAGATGACTTGGTAGAGTTTTTAATTCCACGGcaggtggttgttccaaggaaggtttttgtgcttttctctcttcattcaatgtcaatttttcttctttgtttgttgttTCCATGATCACATTGTAGGTTTCTACGGATGTAGTTGCATCAtctctttcatcttcatcttcagacTCCTCTTCTTTATTACAACTATGTTCATTATCAGAATTGGATAGGTCTTCATCTTCTGGatacttcatggctttaatgatgttaaacctgagcttcttcccATTTACACTCATTGTGATCTCTCtcttgtacacatcaatttgagcgcgaccagtagataaaaatggtcgtcccaatatgatgggcacatctttgtctgcTTCGTAGTCGAGAATGATAAAGTCTGTcggtagaatgaatttatcaattgagactAGGATATCCTTCAACTTTCCTTCTAGGTGAACTAAGGACCTGTCTGCCAGCTGGAGAGTCACTGTCGTGGGCGTCAGCTACCCCACATTCAactgtttgaaaattgaaaggggcattaaatttatactgGCCCCAAGGTCACAAAGCGCTTGACCGATATATATTTCGTCAATTGAGCAGAGTATTATGAAACTTCCGAGGTTACGCATCTTCAGTGGAATTATGGTGTTTGACTTTTGCGTTAACACCACTGTTACGAACTTTCCTGTGCTCCTTTTCTTTGACACCACGTCCTTAAAAAACTTagcatattttggcatttgttctATCGCTTCTGTGAAAGGGATGTTGATGTGTACCTGTTTTAAAATTTCCATGAAGCGATGATACTACAGTTCATCATTTTGCTTTTTCTTAAGTCTTTGCAGGAATGGTGGCGGATGTATCTTCACGGTTCCGTGTTCTATAGGCTTGgaggtggacgcaacttttGGTTCCATCATCTTATATTCTTCGGTTTATTTTGGTCAACGAGGTCTTGGATTCCATCGCAACTGGATTAGTCTGACTTGGCTCATTCTTCTCTTTCGCTATTGTCTTTCCACTTCGCAAGgtcacgacttgacattgctcctttcctgtGTTCCCCGGGTTGCgaggagctcagttgagctcgatAACGTCCCTTGTGGTCTACTTTTAAGCTCTCCCGCAATCTATCCTATTTGGATCTCCAGATTGCGGATAGAAGTTGCCTGGTTCTGGAGGACcgtttcattcttctcaatatactgctttaataggctctctagagaGGAATATGGCGGTGCTTgcgagctacttgcttgatgtTGCGGTTGACTGTTCGTTCGCTAGAAAAATCCTTgcggcccttctttttgtgccatagGTTGATAATTTTGTTGTTGGGTATTTTTCCAAgtgaaattggggtggtttctccacccggggttgtatgtGTTAGAGAAAGGATTGTTCTTTACGAAGTATACTGATTGCGGGTTCCTCGGacattcttccatcggatgtGATTCTCCACACGTGGCACAACTCGTGCTTGTCTGATCAATTGCGTTGACTTGCCCTCTTTGCGTTCTCAGGCTATTGATTGTGCTGCCCTATAATAGATTAATCATTgcattaatttgattttgtagAGATGTGATGGCCCCATTATTTACGTCACCTTCTCGAATTTTTAatcgttgatcgctttctctccaatcttcgtGATTCTTTGATATGTGATCAAGAATatttttagcctcatcataagttttgtcaagcagacctccaactgctgccgcattggcagctgtctgcgatgcagggttcaaacTGTGATGAAATATCTC
The nucleotide sequence above comes from Benincasa hispida cultivar B227 chromosome 3, ASM972705v1, whole genome shotgun sequence. Encoded proteins:
- the LOC120073924 gene encoding E3 ubiquitin-protein ligase PUB22-like, which gives rise to MAELDQEVIDPPPFFLCPISLQIMKDPVTIASGITYDRENIEKWLFSDKHKTCPVSKVVLLDFDITPNHTLRRVIQAWCTANATSGVERIPTPKPPVDRKQVVRILADAKLSPFSQQNCLRRLRSIAAANETNKRCMEAAGVVEFLAGLVCSSTTNVESGLEDYAFDDMSANLGDEALSILYKLQISESSLKFLLSNNGGIFISTLTKILQNRSYSSRAYSIMLLNSMFEVADQIQILNLTTDFFIEIVQILKDQISKQASKSALKLLIGVCSSIRNRVKAVEAGAVPVLVDLLLDLDSSEKRLNEMILVVLDLLCGCADGRAGLLNHAAGIAVVSKKILRVSSLGSEKAVGILCSVARFSASQSVLQEMVRLGVVTKLCFLLQVVGAGVKAKEKAKEILKLHGRTWRNSSCLPSSLRSAYPQH